The Roseimicrobium gellanilyticum genome contains a region encoding:
- a CDS encoding quinone-dependent dihydroorotate dehydrogenase — protein sequence MPLIHRLYPILRPLLFQLDAETAHEWTVKLLRASHLLGMLPDPEPAPSKARTVMGLKFPNCVGLAAGMDKSASAVDAWSALGFGHVEVGTLTPRPQPGNPTPRLFRLVEQEGIINRMGFNNPGIDEAVHRLERRTSTGIIGVNIGKNFDTPLENAADDYLTCLRKAYQVADYIAVNISSPNTKGLRDLQAEEPIRRLLGTLKEEQARLATTHGVHRPLLVKIAPDLGEEQIEVLARVFAELGMEGVIATNTTIDREGVKKNKLWKEAGGLSGKPLMRQSTAVIATLALALKSEAKGAPPPIIGVGGIMGEMDAEAKLQAGASLVQVYSGLVYRGPKLIAEVAGIPNTV from the coding sequence CTCTCCTGTTTCAACTGGATGCAGAGACGGCTCATGAATGGACTGTGAAGCTGCTGCGCGCCAGCCATCTGCTGGGCATGTTGCCCGATCCGGAACCTGCTCCCTCCAAAGCCCGCACGGTGATGGGCCTCAAATTTCCCAACTGCGTGGGCCTCGCCGCCGGGATGGACAAGTCTGCCTCTGCCGTGGATGCCTGGAGCGCCTTGGGATTCGGCCATGTGGAGGTAGGCACCCTCACTCCTCGCCCGCAACCCGGCAATCCCACTCCCCGCCTCTTCCGCCTGGTGGAACAGGAGGGCATCATCAACCGCATGGGTTTCAACAACCCAGGCATCGATGAAGCTGTGCATCGCCTGGAGCGGCGCACGAGCACCGGCATCATCGGAGTGAACATCGGCAAGAACTTCGACACACCACTGGAGAACGCAGCGGATGACTACCTCACCTGCCTGCGCAAGGCCTACCAGGTGGCGGACTACATTGCGGTGAACATCTCGTCTCCCAACACCAAGGGTCTCCGCGACCTGCAAGCGGAGGAGCCCATCCGCCGTCTCCTCGGCACACTCAAAGAAGAGCAGGCGCGCCTGGCCACGACACATGGCGTGCATCGCCCCCTGCTGGTGAAGATCGCCCCTGACCTCGGTGAAGAACAAATCGAGGTCCTCGCCAGGGTCTTCGCAGAGCTGGGCATGGAAGGTGTCATCGCAACAAACACCACCATCGACCGCGAAGGGGTGAAAAAGAACAAGCTTTGGAAAGAAGCTGGCGGCCTGAGCGGGAAGCCGCTCATGCGGCAGTCCACTGCCGTGATTGCCACCCTCGCTCTTGCCCTGAAGAGTGAGGCCAAAGGAGCGCCACCACCCATCATCGGCGTTGGCGGCATTATGGGCGAGATGGATGCCGAGGCGAAGCTGCAAGCGGGCGCTTCCCTCGTGCAGGTCTACAGTGGCCTCGTCTACCGCGGTCCCAAGCTGATTGCCGAGGTGGCAGGCATCCCAAATACCGTGTGA
- a CDS encoding CDGSH iron-sulfur domain-containing protein, translating into MPVTLELEAGVHWWCRCGRSGHQPLCDGSHKGTGIAPLKFTLTEKRRVWLCNCKHTKNPPYCDGSHNDLPPQDS; encoded by the coding sequence ATGCCCGTGACTCTGGAACTCGAAGCCGGAGTGCACTGGTGGTGTCGTTGTGGTCGCTCAGGGCATCAACCCCTGTGCGATGGCTCGCACAAGGGGACCGGCATCGCCCCTTTGAAATTCACCCTCACGGAAAAGCGCCGCGTGTGGCTCTGCAACTGCAAGCACACAAAGAATCCACCGTATTGCGATGGGTCCCACAACGACCTGCCGCCTCAGGATTCCTGA